Genomic segment of Aliarcobacter trophiarum LMG 25534:
CTATTGATTTGGTTTGTGTAAATTTATATCCATTTAAAGCAACAATTCTTAAAACTGATAATTTTGAAGAGATTATAGAAAATATTGATATTGGTGGACCAGCAATGGTTAGAAGTGCTGCAAAAAACTTTGATAGTGTAATTATTATAACAGATGTAGCTGATTATGATTTAGTTTTACAAAATCTTAAAAATGGTACAAATACAGTTGAATTTAGAAGAGATTTAATGATTAAAGCTTATGAGCATACAGCCTCTTATGATTCAATGATTGCAAACTATATGAACAAAAGATTTAATAATGGTTTTGGTGAAAAACAGTTTATAGTTGGTTCAAAAGTATTTGATACAAGATATGGAGAAAATCCACACCAAAAAGGTGCTTTATATGAGTTTGAAAATCAATTTTCAAATAAATTTAAAGTAATTAAAGGTGAACCTAGCTTCAACAATATGGGGGATATAAGTGGAGCAGCAAAAATAGCTGCTAGTTTTGGAAAAGATAAAGCTATTTGTATAGTAAAACATGGAAATCCATGTGGATTTGCTATTAAAGATACTCTTTTAGAGTCATATATTGAAGCTTTAAAGTGTGACCCTGTAAGTGCCTTTGGTGGAGTTGTAGCAGTTAATGGAATAGTTGATAAAGAGCTAGCAGAAAAAATGAATGAAATTTTCCTTGAAGTTGTTTTTGCTGCTGATTTTACATCTGAAGCTGTTGAAGTTTTTGAGAATAAAAAGAGAATTAAACTATTTTCGCAAGGGAGTGATTATTTAGAACTAGCAAATGATAATTTTGATTTTAAAAGAGTTGATGGTGGATTTGTATATCAAGAAGCTGATAAAGTTGCAGATGATGAAGTTATAAATTCTAAGCTTATGTCACAAAGAGCTGCTACTAAAGAAGAAGTAAAAGATATGGAAATTGCTTATAAAATTGCATCTTTAACAAAATCAAATTGTGTAATTTATGTTAAAAACTCTGCAATGGTAGCTGTTGGAATGGGAATGACAAGTAGAGTAGATGCAAGTAAAGCAGCACTTAGAAAAGCTAGTGATATGGGTATTGATGTAACTGGAGCTGTATTAGCATCTGAAGCATTCTTTCCATTTAGAGATAGTATAGATGAAGCACAAAAAGCTGGTGTAAAATGTGTAATTGAACCAGGTGGAAGTATAAGAGATGATGAGATTATTGAAGCTGCAAATGAATATGGGATGGCTCTATATTTCTCTGGAATTAGACATTTCTTGCACTAATATTTATATTAAATAACTAATCTATACCAAAGTTTTTGGTATAGATTAAAAAGGAAAAAATTGCGACTTTTTTTTAATCTTAAACCTATTATTTTATTAATCTTTTTAAGTATAAACCTATTTTCAAAAGATTTAACAAAAGTTACAATTCAACTATCTTGGTTTGATCAGTTCCAATTTGCTGGATATTATATGGCAAAAGAGCAAGGATTTTATGAAGAAGAAGGCTTAGATGTTGAGATTTTGCCATTTAGTTTTGGATTAAATGTACCAAAAATGGTAAATGATTCTTTAGTAGATTTTGCAATAGGTAGAGAAAACCTAATCTTAGAGAAAGTAAAATATCCCAAAATTATAGCTCTAGCAGCAATTTTTCAAGCAACACCACTTGTATTAATAACTACAAAAGAGCAAGGAATAGATAGCTTTAAAAAATTTGAAAATAGAAGACTTATGAGAACAAAAGATGATGGTGCTGAAGTCTCTATAAGAGCTATGTTGGCTGCTAGTAAGATAGATTTAAATAAAATAATTAATATAGAACATTCACATAATATCTATGATTTGATAGATAAAAAAGTTGATATTATCTCTGCATATACTTCAAAAGCTCCATATACTCTACAAAAAGAGGGGATAGAATATAATCTTTTTTATCCAAAAGATTATGGTTTTGATATGTATAGTGATTTTTTAATTACAAATATTGATAAATACAATAACAACTACAATATGGTTGAGAAGTTTAAAAAAGCATCTTTGAGAGGTTGGGAGTATGCTTACAATAATATAGAAAAAAGTGTTGATACTATTTTTGAAAAACATAATACTCAAAATCTTACAAAAGATGAGCTCATTTTTGAAGCAAAAGAGCTTAAAAAACTATCATATTTAAATGGAAACAAATTAGGAGAGATGAGACAAGATAAGGTTCAAAGAATTTATGATTTATACAATATTATGGGATATATTAATAGTGAGTTTAAAATTGATGATTTTCTAGGAATTGATAAAAAAAGTGACTTAGAAAAATGGTTTCGCTTAAAGTTTGAAGAGTATTTTGATTTATCACTTTTATGGAAATTCTTTTTGATTATTATTGTTATTACAGCTATTTTTATATATAGACAATATTTTATAACAAAACTAAATAAAAGATTAAAAAATCTTGTAAAAATAAAAACAAATAGATTAAAAGTAATGAACAAAAAGCTCTCAACAAGAATTAAAAAAGAGTTAGAGAAACATCAAGAAAAAGATAGGATTCTAGCTCAACAACAAAAACTTGTGGCAATGGGGCAAATGATAGAAAACATAGCTCATCAGTGGAGACAACCACTTTCAGTTATTAGTACAAGTGCTAGTGGATTGAAGCTAAAAAGAGAATTAAATATTTTAAGTAACGAAGATTTTATAAAAAATATAGAACAAATAGTTGATACTGCAAAATATCTATCAGATACCATAGATGATTTTAGACATTTTTTCAAACCACAAAAAGATAAAACAAAGTTTAGCTTAGTAAAAAATATTGAAAAAAGTCTATCCTTTGTAGAAACTGCACTTAAAGAGAATAATATAGAAATAGAGTTTGAGTATGAAGATGTTGATATTATTGCTTATGAGACGGAGCTTATGCAAGTTTTTATAAATATTATTAATAACTCAAAAGATGCCTTTATAGAAAATAAGATTAAAGATAGAGTTATCTTTATATCAATAAAAAATTTTTCAAATAGAGTTTTAATTGAGATAAAAGATAGTGCAGGTGGAGTAAAAGATGATATTTTAGACAAAGTATTTGAACCATATTTTACTACAAAACATCAATATAGTGGCACTGGAATAGGGCTTTATATGTCAAATCAAATTATTAAAACACATTTAAATGGAGATATTTTTATGAAAAATTGTAGCTTTAAATATAAAAATGTTGAGCAAAGAGGAGCTATTACAACAATAGTTCTAGGTAAAAATCCTTTGGAAGAGATAAAACATTGAACTATTTAGAAATAGATAAAAATCATCTTTGGCATCCATATAACTCTTTGCCATCAAAAACTCCTATTTGGAGCGTAAAAAAAACAAAAAATTGTAAGATTTTTTTAGAAGATGGAAGAGTTTTAGTCGATGGTATGAGTTCATGGTGGAGTGCAATACTAGGTTACAATAATAAAAGAATCTATAAATCTTTAAAAAAACAGGCAAAAAATATGCCACATATTATGTTTGGTGGATTAACTCACAAACCAGCTTGTAAACTAGCTAATAATTTAGTAAAACTTACAGGTTTTAATTCAGTATTTCTTTGCGATAGCGGTTCAGTTTCAGTTGAAGTTGCTTTAAAAACAGCAATTTTATATCATAAAGCAAAGGGTGAGAATAGATATACTTTTTTAGCTTTAAAAAATGCTTATCATGGTGATACTTTAGGAGCTATGAGTGTTTGTGATCCAGAAAATTCGATGCACAGTTTATATGGAGACTATTTAAGTAAAAATATCTTTGTAAAAACTCCAAATATGGGTTTTGATGCAGATTTTTGTGAAGCTTTAGAAGATTTAGAAGAGAAGCTTAAAGAAAATCATAAAGATATTGCTGCTTTTATTGTTGAACCAGTTGTTCAAGGAGCTGGTGGGATGAGAATATATAATCCACAATATCTACAAGAGGCAAAAAAAATTTGTACAAAATATGATATTTTACTAATCTTTGATGAGATAGCAACTGGTTTTGGGCATACAGGAGAGATGTTTGCATATATGCACACAAATATAAAACCAGATATTATAACTATTGGAAAAGGTATTACAAGTGGTACTATCTCACTAGGAGCTATGCTTACAACGAAAGAGATAAGTGATGTAATTTCAAATAGCTCTATTGAAGTTTTAATGCATGGACCAACTTTTATGGCAAATCCATTGGCATGTAGTATTGCAAATACTTCTATAAAAGAGCTTTTGAGTTTTGATTGGAAAACAAAAGTTTTAGAAATAGAAAAAACTTTTAGAAAGGAGTTAGAAGTTTTAAGAGAAAAAAAAGTCGTAAAAGATGTAAGAGCCATTGGAAGTATTGGGATAATTGAGTTAAATAGTGATGTTTTTGCTCAAGATTTACAAAATTTTTGTGTACAAAATGGTGTTTGGCTTAGACCTTTTGGAAAACTATTTTACTCAATAGTATCATATACAATTAGTAAAAAAGAGCTAGAAAAAGTTATAAAAACTATGGTAAAAGCAGTTAATGAGATAGATAAAAAATATGAAAAGTGCTTGAAGTAATATAAAGGAGTTTATATGAAACTTAATAAACTATCAAAAGAGGAAGAGTATATTATAGAACATAAGGGAACAGAGAGACCTTTTAGTGGATTGTATAATGATTTTTATGAAGTTGGAACTTATTTATGTAAAAAGTGTAATGCAAAATTATATAAAAGTGAAGATAAGTTTAAATCAAATTGTGGATGGCCAAGTTTTGATGATGAGATAAAAGGTGCTATAAGGAAACTTCCTGATATAGATGGAAGAAGAGTAGAGATAGTTTGTGCTTCTTGTGGTGGGCATTTGGGACATATTTTTGAAGATGAGGGATTTACTTCTAAAAATATAAGACATTGTGTAAACTCTTTATCTTTACATTTTGAAAAGGAGTAAAAGTGTCAAATTCAAAAGCATATTTCGCAGCTGGGTGTTTTTGGGGAGTTGAATACTATTTCCAAAAAGAAAATGGAGTAAAAAGTGTAATTAGTGGATATATGGGTGGGCATATCTCAAATCCTAGCTATGAGATTGTTTGTAGTGGAAATAGTGGGCATTTAGAAGTTGTTGAAGTTATTTTTGATGAAAATATAATATCTTATGAAAAATTGGCAAAACTATTTTTTGAAATCCATGATTTTACTCAAATAAATGGTCAAGGTCCAGATATAGGAACTCAATACTTAAGTGCAATTTTTTATACAGATGAAAATCAAAAAAACATATCTCAAAATCTAATAGTAGAATTAGAAAAAATGGGATATAAAGTTGCTACAACTCTATATCCAGAAGTAACTTTTTATAAAGCTGAAGATTACCATCAAAACTACTACAATAGGCATAATAAAATGCCATATTGTCATAGATATAAAAAGATTTTTAATTAGTTCCTAAAATATAGTAGATTGGTTTTTTATCTAATCTTTCAATATCTACATTGTACTTTTCAGCCCATTTCCAAACAGCATCATGAAAAGATTCTAAAATCTCTTTAGAGTCATTTTCATCACATTTTATCTTTAAAAAATCGTTTTTATTTGAAAATCCTATATAGGCATTCATCTTTTTTATTTGGTCATTTAGAGTTAGAATATGCTTTGCAAATTTATCAAAACCCTTTGTAACTTCAATTACCTTTTGGGCTTGTTTTATAGTTGAGTCATTTAGTGAGTATCCTAGTTGTGAGACTATAACTTCTTCATTTACATCTATTTGCATATAAATCCTTTATTTAAAATTTTTAAATACTATCAAAACAATATTTAAAGGATAGTTATACATTTTTTATAAATGAAATGTTCTAAATACATTGTAATTTTAAAAGTTATCTCTTTAGTAATAATGATAAATCTATATCCAAAGACTTTGATATTTTATATAGATGTTCAAGATTAAAATGTTTATCATATCTATTGTTCTCACAATTTGAGTAAAAGGCTATTGATTTTATACCAATATCAAGAGCTATTTTTTCTTGTGATAAACCTTTTTCTAATCTATATTTTTTTACATTATGTGAGATAGTTTGGTAAAAAAAGCGTATTTCCTCTTTTGAACTGTTACTAAAATCTACTTCCATTAAAGTATATCCTATAGAATTAATATGTTTTTACTTTATTAAGATAGAAATCACAAGTCTTTATCCTATAGAGTAATAACAACATCTAAAAAGGAAAAAATATGAGCATATAAATCTCATTATTTATAAGAAAGCTACTAATCATGTGAGTATTTATATTGCTGTTAGTGAATTTATCTTACAACCTTTAAGTATGTATTTGCATTATACTATATTATAATACTGATTTTAATAAAGTATAAAAGGATAAAAATGTCAGTTTTAATGAGTTTAGCAATGTTTCCAACAGATAAAGTAGGAAGTAAAAGTAAAGAAGTAGGAGAAGTTTTAAAAATAATAAAAGATAGTGGTTTAAAATATCAGCTTACATCTATGAATACAATAGTTGAGGCGAAAACTTTAAAAGAGCTTTTAGATTTGGTAAACCTTTGTTATATAAAACTTGAAGAACTAGGATGCAATAGAGTTTATGCTGTTATGAATTTTGATATAAGAACAAGTGGAGAATATAGAATAAAAAGCAAGATAGCTTCAGTTGAAAACCATATAGGAGAGGTTTCAAAATAGTTTTAGTATAATTAAACGATATAAAAAAAGGGGCAAAGATGAATTTTGAGAAATTTTATGAGAAGAGTGCAAAAGCAAATGCAAATATGAGTTTAGATGAGTTTGCTCTAAAATTAAAAGAGGCAAATGGTAGCTTTATTAGTGAGCTACATTCAAAGTTTATATATCGAACAAAAGATGATATATTAAAACCTTATCAAGTTGAGCTTATAAAACTTCAAGCACACCTTGAAAAGCATAATGAAAAGATGATTATTCTTATGGAGGGTAGAGATGCCTCTGGAAAAGGTGGAGCCATAAGAAGAATTACAAGATATATGAATGAGAAGCATTATAGAGTAGTAGCTCTTGGAAAACCTTCAGATGTTCAAAAGACTCAGTGGTATTTTCAAAGATATGTAGAGCAGTTTCCAAAAGGCGGAGAGCTCGTGATATTTGATAGAAGTTGGTACAATAGAGCTATGGTTGAGCCCGTTTTTGGATTTTGTAGCCAAAAAGAGTATGAAGTTTTTATGAGAAGTGTTCAGAGGTTTGAAGAGGATTTAATAGACCATGGTTTTCATTTCCTAAAACTATATCTATCTGTTTCAAAAGAGGAACAAGCTAGAAGATTTGAAGAGAGAGAAGAAAACCCTCTAAAACAGTGGAAACTAAGTGAGATTGATTTACAAATGCAAAGCCGATGGGAAGAGTTTACACAAAAAAAATATGATATGTTAAAATATACTAATACAGAGAAATCTCCTTGGACGATTATTAGAAGTGATAGTAAATTTTTAGCTAGACTTAACTCTATAAAAGTTATTTTAAACTCAATTGATTATGAAGGAAAAGATGAGAGATTAGATTTTTCAGTAGATAGTGATATTGTGATTACTGCTGAAAAAGAGTTAGATATTATGGATTATAAGAGAAAATCAGGAATAACACAAGGTTTAATCTAAAAGTAACTCAGGTCTATACTCAAAGTGCATGGTATCGTAGTGATACCATCTCCCACCCCAAATAAAGCCATATTTCTCAAATATTTTTACAATTTCAAGAGGAATCTGGTTTTTATATTCAATATCACTCTTCTTTTTTCCCCAAAGCCAGTAGTTTGAATACTCTTTATTTAAATCAATAGCTATTGCAAAACTATGTGCACTAAGTCTATTTGTACCGCTTATTGTTCTAAAGTTATAAACTCCATCAGGTTTTAAAATATATTTATGAAACTCCTTTGGAAGTCTCTCTAGTTCACTACTTATTTGTTGAAGTTTTTCATTTATACCATTTATTTTTGTTACAAAAAGAGTTTGATTGTTTAAATTTGGTAGCCATTTTATTTTTACTAGGTTCTTTTCTACCTCTTTTCTATCTTTTCCATATATTTTTTTGAAAAATTCTTCATTTCTAAATCTTCCAGCATCTTCATTCTTTTGTGGAGTATAGTTTTGATTTTCTTCTATTCTTTTATATTTTATACTCATTTGGTTCTCTAAAGAGCTATCTTTTAGTATCTCTTCATAGCTTGAGTTTTTATTATTTGTAGAAAATTGTAACTTTGAACCATCTTTGAAATAGATAAAATTATCCTCGTATTTTTCTAAGAATAGAGGATAGGCAACTATTAACTTATTTGCTAAATTTTCATTTGCAAATAGATTAAGAGTTAAAAAAAGAGATAAAAAAGCTCTATTTAGCATATACTTTTTTTATATTTTCTACTTTTGAAGATAGATTTAAAAGTAGCATATCAGCTAAAACTAAAGCCATCATACTTTCAGCAACTACTGAACCTCTTATTGCTACACAAGGATCGTGTCTTCCTTTTAATTTACACTCAACTTCATTTTCATATATATCAATAGTCTCTTGCTCTATGAAAATAGATGGAGTAGCTTTAAAATATACTTTTACATTTATATCATCACCATTTGAAATACCACCTAAAATTCCACCACTATGATTTGTTTTAAATCCAGATTTTCTTATTTGGTCATTATTGTCATATCCCAAAACTCTTGAAGCTTCTATCCCATCACCAATTTCAACAGCTTTTACAGCATTTATACTCATCATAGCATTTGCAATTTGGGCATCTAGTTTATGATAAATAGGTTCTCCTAATCCTATAGGACAATTTTTTACATTAATAAGTGCAACTCCACCTACACTATTGTGAGAGTTTTTTGCTTTTAAAATAGCCTCTTTTTGTGCATTTTCTACACTTTTATCAAGAGCAAAAATTTCTGAACTCTTTGTATTTTTAAAGTCAAAAGATGATGCTTTTATTCCATCTATTTCACAAATTCCACTTTTTATATCAATATTTAACTCATTTAAAAGAAGTTTTGCAACTGCACCAGCTGCAACTCTAGCTGCTGTCTCTCTTGCACTACTTCTTCCTCCACCTCTATAATCTCTTATTCCATATTTATTAAAGTAAGTAAAATCAGCATGTCCAGGACGAAATAGATCTTTTATATTTGAATAATCACTTGATTTTTGATTTTCATTAAAAATAATCATAGCAATACTTGTTCCAGTTGAATATCCTTCAAAAACACCACTTAAAATCTCAACAACATCGCCTTCTTTTCTTTTTGTAGCAAACTCATTAAGTCCAGGTTTTCTTCTATCCATTTCACTTTGAATAAAATCTATATCAATTTTTACTCCAGCTGGAACTCCATCAACAATACACCCAAGAGCTTTACCGTGTGATTCTCCAAATGTTGTAAATCTAAATCTATGTCCAAAAGTATTCAAAGTTCTTCCTCTCTTAATTTAGTAATAGCAATTTTAGCAACAGCTTGTTGTGCTAGTTTCTTACTTTTCCCAGTAGCTTTCCCAAAACTTTTCCCATCAATCCAAATAGATACTTCAAACTCTTTTTTATGGTCAGGTCCATATGAACCTTCAACAATATACTCAGGAATTGAGGCAAATTTTGCTTGAGTTATCTCTTGAAGAGCAGTTTTATAATCACTAAATAGTACATCAAGATTTATTTTATCATAAGAGTTTTCAAGTAGATTTAAAATAATTGGTTTTAAAATCTCTAAACCACTTTCAAGATAAATAGCCCCCATAATTGCTTCAAATGCATCTGAAAGTATAGATGATTTTGTTCTTCCTTTATTTCTCTCTTCAGCATTTGAGATGAATATATAATCTCCCAAATTTATCTCATTTGCTAATTTAGTAAAGCCAGTTTCATTTACCAAACTAGCTCTTATTTTACTAAGTTCTCCTTCGTTTGATTTTGGAAATTTTGTATATAAATACTCTCCAACAATCAAATTTAAAACAGCATCACCTAAAAACTCTAGTCTTTCGTTATTATATGGTTTTTTGAAACTTTTGTGTGTAAGTGCTTCGATTATCAGGTTTTTATTTTTAAACTGATAATCCAAACACTTTTCAAGTTTTGAATAATCGCTCAATTTTTGTCCTTTTTTTTAAAATTGTAAAAGTATAACACAAATATATTTTATTTTATTGCAATGATTGGTTTGAAATTGCATAAGCCTTTGTTAGATGGTGCTTTACTTTTAAAGTTAAAACAGAGTGACAGTTTGGACATCTTGCCTCATAAAATGGATTTGAATGTTTACAAGAGTTACAAATAAATTCAAAATTTAGGTTTGTTTTTATCTCTTTTTGATGATTATTTATTAAAATTAAAATATTCAAATCAAAATCTTCACTACTTGAAACACTATTTATGTAGCCTTTTGCACTATAAAGCTCATTTAAAAATTTATTGTTATTGATTTTATCAAAATCAATATCATCTTTTCTTTGATACCATAAAATATCAATTAATTCCTCACATTTAAAGATATTGATATTTGAGAAGAAAAATTCTCTATTAAACTGGATTAAGAAAGTCACAAAAACTCTTTGAATAATACTGTTTTCTTTGAAAATTTCAAATAAAAGCTCAGTCCTTTTTTCATAAGATAAAATTGGGTCATTTAGTATAATTAAAGTATCAAAATATATCTTTTCAATAGAAACATCAATATTTAACTCTTCTAAAGCTTGAGTAATCTCTTTTGCCTTTTTATAGTTTTTTAGTTTATCATTTACCAATAAAAGGCTTTTTAAAGCATTCTTATTTCGTGGAGAAAATTGTAAAATTTTTAAGAATATCTCATTTGACCTTTGTAGAAAACCACCTTTAAAATATGTATTTCCAAGAAGTTCAAGAAGCTCCTCTTTTTTTACCCTATCTTTTACATGCTCTAAAAGTGCTAAATATACACTAATTGCTTTATTATTGTCACCTTTGTGTAAAAAAGTAGATGCTAAAAGTAAAATTGAGTCAAATGGTAGATTGTAAGTTTTATAAAGATTTATATAGTCATTCTCTTTTAGATTTCCTAATTCAAATCTACGAGATAGTTTTCTATAATCTTTTCTCGCACTTTTTTCTTTATAAATACCATAAGAGTATGTAAAAAACGATATTAGAAAAATCATAAAAACTAATAAAAGCACCCCAATAACAGGGTCTCTATACTCTAAAAATATATTATCCAATTATATAACCTTATAAAATATTAAAACAATACTTTAACATAAAAGTACATATAAAAAAATAAAACTGTATAATCTCAAAATGATAAGAAAAGAGTCCATAGAGAGTTTAAAAAATTACCTTGATATTGTTGATGTTATTTCTCAGTTTTTAGAACTGAAAAAATCTGGTGCAAATTTTAAGGCTTGTTGTCCATTTCATGGAGAGGATACTCCATCCTTTGTAGTTAGTCCAGCAAAGCAGATATATCACTGTTTTGGCTGTGGAGTTGGTGGAGATAGCATTAAATTTTTGATGGAATATGAAAAACTCTCATATCCTGAGACTATTGAAAAACTAGCTTCAATGTACAACTACACTTTAGAGTACGATACAAATAGTGTAAAAAAAGCTGATAATAAAATTCTTGAAGATATAAATGCTTTTTATCAAAAGCAGTTTTTACTAGATGAGAATATACAAAACTATATAAAAGATAGAGGAGTTTTTAAACTTTCAATAGAGCGGTTTGAAATAGGTTATGCAAGTAGTTCTAGTAGCACAATAGATTTTTTAAAAGCAAATCACTATAATTTAAATGATGCAATAGAACAAGGAGTTATTAGCCAGGGTGAAAATGGACTATATGCAAGATTTATTGATAGATTAATATTTCCTATTTACTCTATAAATGGAAAACTTGTAGGTTTTGGAGGAAGAACTCTTACAAATCACGGTGCAAAATATGTAAACTCTCCTCAAACACCACTTTTTAATAAATCAAAACTTTTATATGGTTATCATCTAGCCAAAGAGAAAATCTATAAATCAAAAGAGATAATAGTTTGCGAGGGCTATTTGGATGTTATAATGCTTCATCAAGCTGGATTTAATAGTGCAGTTGCAACATTAGGAACAGCTCTTACAAAAGAGCATTTACCACTTTTAAGAAGAGGAGAACCCAAAGTAATTCTATCTTATGATGGAGATAAAGCTGGACAAAATGCAGCTTTTAAGGCTTCTGTTATGCTTAGTCAAAATGGCTTTGATGGTGGAGTTGTTATTTTTGAACAAGGTCTTGACCCAGCTGATATGGTAAAAGATAGAAAAATAAATGAGTTAGAAGAACTATTTTCAAATCCAACTCCTTTTGCTATTTTTTCAATAAGTTACATAATTTCAAACTATAATATAAATAATCCAGTTGAAAAGCAAAAAGCTTTAAGTGAGGCAAATGAGTATTTAAATAGTTTAAGTCAACTTTATCAAGAGGAGTACAAAAAGTTTTTGGCTCAAAAGTTAAATATAAAAGAGAGTTTAATAAAAGTATCAAATAGTAGTTATAGAAAAAATAGTGTTGAACTTTCAAAAGTTGATATTGCAGAACTTTGTATTATAAAGTCAATACTTGATGATCCTAGAAGATTAGATATAGTTCTGGATAAAATAGATAAAACAATGTTTGAGTATCATCAAGAAGAGTTTGAAGAGTTATTAAATGATATAAATAGTAGCTCTTTAAATAAAATTATATTAAATGATAAGTTGGAAAGCTATGATGAAACAAGATTAAATAGAGAGTTACTAGTACTGCTACATAAGTTCTATTCAAATAAACTTTTAAGTTTATCTTATGATAATAGTATGAATTTTAAAGAGAAAGTAAATCAAATAAGAAAAGTAAAAGATAATTTATACCAGTTAAAACAAGGAAAACTTGTAAGTTATAATTTATGACTAAAGACTAACTAATAAATTTAATCCCCCCCTTACCTAGCAAACTAAAATAAGTTAAAGACTTACCAAACTATATGGAGGCTAAAATCTTTTTTATGCCTCCTTCTCTTCCAATTAAATATTCATAATTTTTAAATAATTTATTTAAAATAACATATTTTTTAATTTTTATTAAAGATTATTTTTTATATTATCTTTATATGTAAATTTTTTTTATTAAATCAATAGATAAAAGTAAAAGGGAAATATAAATAACTATTATCTTTTGATGAAAGTAAAACTAATAATTTTAGAAATAAATAGGAGCAAACTTAAGATAGTTATGTAAATTAAACACTAAGGAGGAGAAGAAAGATGAATTTCAATAAAGAGTATAAAAATAGGTTTAGAATACTAAAAGGTGGATTGGTATCTTTAGTTATTTCAAGTTGTTTGTA
This window contains:
- the ppk2 gene encoding polyphosphate kinase 2, giving the protein MNFEKFYEKSAKANANMSLDEFALKLKEANGSFISELHSKFIYRTKDDILKPYQVELIKLQAHLEKHNEKMIILMEGRDASGKGGAIRRITRYMNEKHYRVVALGKPSDVQKTQWYFQRYVEQFPKGGELVIFDRSWYNRAMVEPVFGFCSQKEYEVFMRSVQRFEEDLIDHGFHFLKLYLSVSKEEQARRFEEREENPLKQWKLSEIDLQMQSRWEEFTQKKYDMLKYTNTEKSPWTIIRSDSKFLARLNSIKVILNSIDYEGKDERLDFSVDSDIVITAEKELDIMDYKRKSGITQGLI
- a CDS encoding M15 family metallopeptidase; protein product: MLNRAFLSLFLTLNLFANENLANKLIVAYPLFLEKYEDNFIYFKDGSKLQFSTNNKNSSYEEILKDSSLENQMSIKYKRIEENQNYTPQKNEDAGRFRNEEFFKKIYGKDRKEVEKNLVKIKWLPNLNNQTLFVTKINGINEKLQQISSELERLPKEFHKYILKPDGVYNFRTISGTNRLSAHSFAIAIDLNKEYSNYWLWGKKKSDIEYKNQIPLEIVKIFEKYGFIWGGRWYHYDTMHFEYRPELLLD
- the aroC gene encoding chorismate synthase; translation: MNTFGHRFRFTTFGESHGKALGCIVDGVPAGVKIDIDFIQSEMDRRKPGLNEFATKRKEGDVVEILSGVFEGYSTGTSIAMIIFNENQKSSDYSNIKDLFRPGHADFTYFNKYGIRDYRGGGRSSARETAARVAAGAVAKLLLNELNIDIKSGICEIDGIKASSFDFKNTKSSEIFALDKSVENAQKEAILKAKNSHNSVGGVALINVKNCPIGLGEPIYHKLDAQIANAMMSINAVKAVEIGDGIEASRVLGYDNNDQIRKSGFKTNHSGGILGGISNGDDINVKVYFKATPSIFIEQETIDIYENEVECKLKGRHDPCVAIRGSVVAESMMALVLADMLLLNLSSKVENIKKVYAK
- the rnc gene encoding ribonuclease III — protein: MSDYSKLEKCLDYQFKNKNLIIEALTHKSFKKPYNNERLEFLGDAVLNLIVGEYLYTKFPKSNEGELSKIRASLVNETGFTKLANEINLGDYIFISNAEERNKGRTKSSILSDAFEAIMGAIYLESGLEILKPIILNLLENSYDKINLDVLFSDYKTALQEITQAKFASIPEYIVEGSYGPDHKKEFEVSIWIDGKSFGKATGKSKKLAQQAVAKIAITKLREEEL
- a CDS encoding tetratricopeptide repeat protein yields the protein MDNIFLEYRDPVIGVLLLVFMIFLISFFTYSYGIYKEKSARKDYRKLSRRFELGNLKENDYINLYKTYNLPFDSILLLASTFLHKGDNNKAISVYLALLEHVKDRVKKEELLELLGNTYFKGGFLQRSNEIFLKILQFSPRNKNALKSLLLVNDKLKNYKKAKEITQALEELNIDVSIEKIYFDTLIILNDPILSYEKRTELLFEIFKENSIIQRVFVTFLIQFNREFFFSNINIFKCEELIDILWYQRKDDIDFDKINNNKFLNELYSAKGYINSVSSSEDFDLNILILINNHQKEIKTNLNFEFICNSCKHSNPFYEARCPNCHSVLTLKVKHHLTKAYAISNQSLQ
- the dnaG gene encoding DNA primase, with the protein product MIRKESIESLKNYLDIVDVISQFLELKKSGANFKACCPFHGEDTPSFVVSPAKQIYHCFGCGVGGDSIKFLMEYEKLSYPETIEKLASMYNYTLEYDTNSVKKADNKILEDINAFYQKQFLLDENIQNYIKDRGVFKLSIERFEIGYASSSSSTIDFLKANHYNLNDAIEQGVISQGENGLYARFIDRLIFPIYSINGKLVGFGGRTLTNHGAKYVNSPQTPLFNKSKLLYGYHLAKEKIYKSKEIIVCEGYLDVIMLHQAGFNSAVATLGTALTKEHLPLLRRGEPKVILSYDGDKAGQNAAFKASVMLSQNGFDGGVVIFEQGLDPADMVKDRKINELEELFSNPTPFAIFSISYIISNYNINNPVEKQKALSEANEYLNSLSQLYQEEYKKFLAQKLNIKESLIKVSNSSYRKNSVELSKVDIAELCIIKSILDDPRRLDIVLDKIDKTMFEYHQEEFEELLNDINSSSLNKIILNDKLESYDETRLNRELLVLLHKFYSNKLLSLSYDNSMNFKEKVNQIRKVKDNLYQLKQGKLVSYNL